Part of the Quercus robur chromosome 5, dhQueRobu3.1, whole genome shotgun sequence genome, CGACTTCAATGTAAATGATGATGCAACTTCAAGTGCTAATGTGGAGTGTTGTCGTGGCTTCATGACAAATATGAGTGTTGACACGGCTTCGATGCGAATGAAGTATTGACGTGGTTGCTTCGATGCGAATGAAGTGTTGAATGTTGGCATGGCTTCAGTGCAAATGAAGTGTTGACATTGCTTCATGACAAAAATGAATGTTAGCATGGCTTCAGTACAAGGATAAATGCTGGCACGGCTTCATGGTAAAGACTCTTGAGATGGCTGTGTTTAAAAGATAAGTATTGGTACAGCTTAATTGCCAAGGGAAGCATGCTGCATAACAAaaacaagcaaagaaaaaaaaaaaaaaaaggaagttagTACAAACAAAGCATATTGtgaaactaatatatatatatatatatatatatatgcattattTCTTTACACTTATGGTATTATATCACCCACTGAGATTCGCTTGTACAAAATAGTGTATGTCCTGGGTGGCTTTATATAGGGATCCTCAGAAGTgaacaaaaaatgtaaaaagttaaaagtacCATATTTTCAAAAGGGTGACGTACccatttgaaaaatcagaaatgTAAAAGCTCATAAATGTATCATGCtgtcagaaagaaaaaaaaaattacactagaCCTCAGAAACAACCTATTGGCCTATAGAGAGGAAAATCTATGACACTAGACTGTGAATGAAATTCTAGGCCGCCAAAGGGAAGTTTCTTGTTCTACTGTGTCACCAACCCCTTGAGAACAGCAGAGACACTTAATGGTTACCCTAGAACCACTCCCTGCTCGGATTGTCAAACGTTGTCAGAATGGCCACCGCCAAAGTAGACCAAGGTGGCAACAAGTCCAATAATGCCTGCGGTGTCCCATTTCGGGCCGGCGAAGGGAAGTTTCTTGTTCTACTGTGTCACCAACCGCTTGAGAACAGCAGAGACACTCAGTGGTTACCCTGGAACCACTCCCTGCCTAAATTGTCAAATGTTGTCAGAATGGCCATCGCCAAAGTAGACCAAGGTGGCAACAAGTCCAACAATGCTTGCGGTCTCCCATTTCGAATTTCTAAAATTTCTGACAAgatttcacaaaaaatcaacCCACAGAAATCTTCTAAGGACTTTGATGTACAAAACCCAGAAAGATCTTCAGCAACGGAGCCACCATGCACTGCCACGGACTCGCGATGACCAGCGGTTTAGTCCTTCAAAACTGTGCATATCTGTTTATGATTTCACAAAATTGACTATACCATGGTCTTCTATGGCCTTAGATCGACAAAGCCCAAAAATTTCAGGCCCAACGTTAAACCACGTGCCTCCGGCGACATCGGCGTTCAAAACCTCCCGTTCACGCGCTCCTACACACTGGCAAACTCTCAAGCGCTGGTGCTGACGCACGGGACAGAGAAATGACGTCATGGATGACGTCATCCTCCATTACCCGGTCTGACCCATCTTTCCAAATGACCCGGTTTGACCCGGACCGACCTGCAAATCTGACCTGGTCCGAACtgcccacaaaaaaaaataaaaaagagagaaaatgcttTGACCAATTGGACCTTTGACCTTGATcgaaaagtcaaaattttcaaaacggaCCTGtccttctcaatttttcaagtacattttgattttgggacccgtttcttcattcgAAGCTCAGAAATTGTGCAAacgtccaatttccaaaaaagttgacttttgtgcaaatgttgaccaaatgtcaaaatttttaagatggACCTATCTTGCTCAATTATTCGCgtacattccaattttggagTCCGTTCCGTCATTTGAGACTCGGAAATTGCACAAATGACTCGATTCCAAGTGTTCAAAACTTAGGCTCTCAagatcaaaatttgagattcatccACTTGGTTTGGATTCCCTCAAGGTTATTCTCAAGACTTCATCAAGGCTTCCCTTTCGAAGTACAAATGAACTATCACAAGTGtgtcttgaacttgaaattacaCTGGGTGATTAGTTCAACCTACCATTCCCATTCAGTGCCTACCAGTCTTCAACCTACCATTCCCGTACGGTGCCTACCGTTCCCATCTATCGTTCTCACCAAAATTTCTTAACTACCATTCTCAACTACCTATCTACCATTCTTCGtctctctactataaataggAGGGCCGGGTTCATAaaaaactcatcaaaaaaaagaaatacattgaatcatgaaatgaagatttgctTCTTTCAGATTTTCAAGTCCTCCTTTTGACAGCCATTTCTCACTATGGCCTCATCATTCTTAACACCTAGCAACCGATATTGCTTCATAATTGGTTTGAGATCAACCCTCTCATGGTTCGGTCGAAACCCTCTTTACAACATCATTGTAGTTTCgagatccaaacaaattttgtttctccACTTAACGACTACATTTGTCCATAAAATTTCTCATAACATAGCCTGTATCATTGTTCCTTGTAGTCTCAGATCTACTTAATTAGGAGATCTAAGGCCAACTAAATCTCTCGTACCCTAGCTCAAGGAGCTTCCTAACTGCTTTGGGAACTCCATAGTCCTTCTCAAGTTGTTTGGTCTTACAGCAAAGGTAGAGGTTCGGAACAAACAGCAACTTGTTTGGTTTCCAAACCAAGTTCACAAGTTAgctccatctttcatttttctgtgCTTTTCCAACAAGTGGCAGTAGGTGAAGATGGTAAAAAGTGTTGCGGTATCCTACAAATTGTCTTCTATCCAACACTTGAAACAACCTCCAAGGCACCAGCTCATCAGAATTCAGCCTTTGGTGCCAGTAAATGGTCACCAAAGCCTTATTCCATGTCCTCATCACTATGGGACCCAAAGGTCATTGTTGCTGGTACCTCAAAACTCACTTTCTGGAATtactccaacttaaaatcaactcGAGGAATTTCAGAAGGtactcttctgaaattacttcaacttaacgtCCGTCGGCATGGTCCCATCACACAGGCACATTCTATAACTCGCCGCCGGACCTCATTCAGCATGTAGTCAGTCCCATATCCAAAGGTGTACTTCCCATAAACATCTACACCAGAAATTCCCCAACATATAGGGCCAGCACCATGGTGGCGTATGTTTCACCCATTCGCTTTGCTTCATCCCCATCTTCTTCACCACCAACACCAGCATACCCAGAATCCATAAGCTTCTGAAATTACCTCAACTTAACCTAAGTGAAACAATTACGCATGCGCATTCAACTACTTTCCCACATGTCCTCGCTATAATTCAAGGTATATTCTTCGGAAATTACTTCGCCTGGACTTCTTAAAAACACGAGGTTAGCCGCATGACTCTACATGTTGTACCCAGCCACCATTCTCTCATCTTCCCCATCTTCTACACCCTGTGATTGTCGCCAACGATCCAAAATACTCTCCTAAAATTACCTCAACTTAACCTCTGTTGAAATGAGTCAATCTTGCAAGTACATCCAACTTCTTGCAAATAACTTTCCCCCTCACCAACCCACTTCAAATACCATAGAACACTcttttgaaattacttcaacttaacctCTGCTGAGAAGGCTCCATCACGCGAGTACATTCAAATACTCGCAGACCCCTTTTCGGTCTTATCAAAGCCTTTCATATGGGTGGGTCTACTCTTCGGAAATTATCTCATCCTGCtgaaagctccaccaccttcaactacTTCACTTAAAGAGTCAAATGTAAAAATCCATTTTCGAAACTCATTCCCACACCACACTTCGAAATTGTGTGCGTGAACGAGTCTCGAGGGGGCATTtatagagagggaaaattcccgacctatcacaagctgacacgtcacattaccaagtccacaaaatacagccaattacaaagtACCAcgtattgctgctaggttttgctatcactattcagaagccaacggaaaattgccaagtgtcatgcaaaaactAATCATGCATCAGCGcatgtgtaagcgatgacacaagtaGCCTTGCACGTGTAAGTGATGACTTAATCAATCCAGCACGTGTAAGTGATGATACAAGCAGTCCAGcatgtgtaagcgatgacataagcgAACCAAttaggctgtgacatgtgtcaccaatcagactccgccacgtgtcgctcacccaccaccaaactcctataaataaaaGCCTTCCTAAGACATTTAGGAGGACCAAGATTCAGAAGTGAGAAGCTCTGCaaagatcaagcctcaaagccttcaagaacttcagccccaaaatcgaagaacattcgaagcagaatcatccagatcatctgcctagatcctaaagtttacaggaatcaagccaaaagtgtccgaaaacattaacaaatcacaaatcagtgaagctctacgAATCTaagcctccaaagccccgaagaacttccaccacaaaccttcgaagacgaagaacacacgaagaacatgaagaacgcgaagaacaaaggatttctaacaagctcatagccaaagattcattgtaattccgttTCAGCAATCTTTgatccatccctcaaccaaattgaaggatatttgtgttcaagtcaaaaccACATTACCACAAATCCAATTAATAAGTCTTGCAAGGAGATTGAATAAGAGgataactcttttgtaatttcagagaattgtaccacacaatcatcaatacaaattcgcatttgtgaaactattttacttgcttgatttatttcaaactagaaatttagtcgcttacacatgtgttttagggttttgaatgTTGTAAATATTAAAGGAATAAAAGGGCAGCCACATTTTTTGGCTATTGGGAAACcttatttttcatcaatttataAGAGTTTTATTTTCTATGAAGGCTTAAGAACCTAAGCTAGGGTTAGGGGTGAATCCCCATTGTTGTAAGTTGTCCACTATTCAATCCAAGCAgttctatttttataattgttttaataaattgatatttgatttctAATTCTTTCATAAGTCTATTCTTGAATCTTCTTATTGTTAGAATAGGGCCTTATAATCTCTGATAATaacttaattttgcatatttatatcattattagaaagaattatcatacttattttgagttaattcatgcattttatatttggttttggaataatgttgaataatcaattttgtgtttgattgaattttaatgcgtgaatttgtattttataggagaatgaaattaaatgagcggatttgtgcaaagaagaagactaatggactttacttttacaagggccatAATGAAGTCAAAGTAGGCCAAACCAATGAAATTTGAGTCCAATTGGAGTAagaaatcaaaggaaatttgcaccaaatccaagtccaaatCAGATTAGGATTCTAGCCTGCACACCAATTAGTATTTTGGGCATAACTTTCGGCTCAAATGTCgaatcgagatgattcaagttgggctggaaagtTAACTTAAAAGGGCTACatttttgtagtttaccaaaagtccgaATTTGgaagttaaatgggccaaaacctcggttaagtgaagcctaaaaacctGGGATTTCTCCAAAtgagaattcaacttgtaataggatttctTGACTTATTGACTTTATTATAGACTTTTTGTGCGTGACAAATATAACAAAGTTTCAACTTGTTTATTACATGTGACACCCTGACGTGGACCTACTTAGGTTTTATGTCAAAGGAAACTCGTGTCTTTTTTTCAACATTCATTGTTAGAAAATTCTGCACTGTTCCTGTGTGTGGATGGCATGTGGGACTTATTTGGTGGAGTATGTATTGTACTTTTCACCTTGTTTGGGTATTTATTGactaagaaaagaaattttgatCATGTGAAGTTCTCTTACCACTGACCTTACCTAACTgatattcataagttttatcTGGCAAGtgctttaaaaataaacaagaaagagataataaaaagatgtagGGGTAGCGCTTAAAAAGATCAAGTTACAAGTCAAATCTGATGGCTCTAGCCGTATGCAATTGGTTATTCTGTATTAACATTCAATTATTGGTATGATTAATTTGCTTAGAGAGCATCATATTTCTTTTGTAAACCATATGCTAACATTAAAACTCTTTGACTTGGGGTGTTGGGTGTGTAAATTAATAACACTCAAGACGAAgataatcaaataaattttaaactacTGTACGCATAAAACCATATACATAGACATATATACTCTGTGATTCTCTCGAAAATGAAAATGTGACACACATATGACATAACCATCTTGTTAAAATGGGATATAAATGTTGCTCCTAATAGTAAAAATTTACTTTGCGGCAGTattggttgaaacttgaaattgaaAGAAGCAGGTTCCTTCACCTTGCTACCATCTCTGAAATTGATACCCTATTTGATGAACAATTTTCTGGTCTGCATTCAACAATTCCTGCCTCTGGCATATTCTTCCCAAGAAAAAATGCTGGTTGTTTTGGTGCACGTAGCTTATTAGCTTCATTATATATCATAAATATCACATCTAATATGGCAGGTCTATCAATTGGGCTTTCTTGAACACACAAGAGACCAACATGAATGCACCTCAAAACTTGATCCGTGTGATTTAAATCACCAAAAGTTGGATCAATTAACTCCAAGCCTCTACCTTCTCCCCACAACTCCCATGCCTGAAACAATTCCAAGACTTGTATGAACGATAAGATGTTTATAGACAAAATAAGGTTAGTTTCATAGGAACTTACGTATCCAATAAGATTGAGTGGCTGTTCAGAATGGTAACAACTATAATTCTTCTGACTACTCACAATCTCCAACAATAAGACTCCAAAGCTAAAGACATCTGATTTTGTTGAGAAAACTCCCTCCATCACTTACTCTGAAGACATATAACCACTGAACAATTGAACAAACTTTGTCAATCAATGATGGATTAAACACATGCATATAAGCACATTCATATCCGTGCACTTAGTTGTAAAATGATTTAATCACTCACTATGTCCCGACAATCCTGTTTGTATTTACTTTAGAATCATTTGACCAAAATATTCTAGCCATATCGAAATCTAATATCTTTGGATTCATCTCATTATCAAGTAAAATATTACTGGCCTTCAGATCTCTATGAATTATTCTAGATCTTGAGTAGTTATGAAGGTATAGAAGCACTTGAATGATCCCTTGAATGATGTTGAAGCGTTTCTTCCTATCTAGAATATTCTTTTTCATAGGATCTGTAGTAGTACATATGTGTGAACAATTgacaaaaatcaaaagaaagataatttaactaaattgtcaaaatttgctaaccgaagaggaaaaaaatcaaGGCTTTTATTAGGCATGTATTCATAGATAAGCATCCTCTCCTCTTTATGAATTAATGCTGTTAGgttttaaatgtttagaacaattggcaaatcgtgaacacaaacttgtctagatatagatcttagagtctataggttttattagacaatgctcaatgtgattcaagtcaagattcaagaacatacaagctgcaggaagaagatttcataatctgtctggctCGACCGATAGAAAGACAGACTCGACCGAttgaaagtcgtatctgcagaattttaattaagcctaAACAGCAGtttaagcccatttaggattagggtttctaatctacttctcccagtatataaaggaaaccctaagcatgtttttgtgtggctttt contains:
- the LOC126725484 gene encoding G-type lectin S-receptor-like serine/threonine-protein kinase CES101, with protein sequence MEGVFSTKSDVFSFGVLLLEIVSSQKNYSCYHSEQPLNLIGYAWELWGEGRGLELIDPTFGDLNHTDQVLRCIHVGLLCVQESPIDRPAILDVIFMIYNEANKLRAPKQPAFFLGKNMPEAGIVECRPENCSSNRVSISEMVAR